A window from Cryptomeria japonica chromosome 1, Sugi_1.0, whole genome shotgun sequence encodes these proteins:
- the LOC131050409 gene encoding GDSL esterase/lipase At2g42990 isoform X3: MSDYFAEGLGIKELLPPYLDPNLKAQDLLTGVCFAAAGASLDNLTFQILNVIPFGKQIEYFKEYRKTITGLVGEEEATTIIRKAIFFITIGSNDFGYYFLVSPRRLQFNVQEYTDFLLNTYTVYIKELYSLGATRIALINLPPLGCLPIERTLTSLRNKGACDEERNEAASGFNSGLNAMIDGLKPAFPNLKIVSLDYNNLISELIANPSKYGLEVIARGCCGTGIVESLFVCNQLSPSTCPDASKYLFFDSAHLTQKAYQIISNVFLTRDVPQLL, translated from the exons ATGTCCGACTACTTTG CTGAAGGACTTGGAATCAAGGaactgttgcccccatatttggacCCAAACCTCAAGGCCCAAGACTTGCTAACTGGTGTCTGTTTTGCAGCTGCTGGTGCAAGTTTAGACAATCTCACTTTCCAAATATTG AATGTGATACCATTTGGGAAACAAATTGAGTATTTTAAAGAGTATAGAAAAACAATAACAGGGCTGGTGGGAGAGGAAGAGGCCACCACCATAATTAGAAAGGCGATATTTTTCATTACTATAGGCTCCAATGACTTTGGTTACTACTTCCTAGTCTCACCTCGTCGACTTCAGTTCAATGTTCAAGAGTATACAGATTTCCTCTTGAATACATACACAGTTTATATCAAG GAATTATACAGTCTGGGTGCCACTAGAATTGCTTTGATTAATCTTCCACCATTGGGATGTCTACCAATAGAGAGAACGCTTACAAGCCTTAGGAACAAGGGAGCATGTGACGAAGAGAGAAACGAGGCTGCATCTGGATTCAACTCAGGATTAAATGCCATGATTGATGGACTGAAACCTGCTTTTCCTAACCTTAAAATTGTTTCTCTCGATTACAACAATCTGATTTCTGAATTGATTGCAAATCCTAGCAAATATG GCTTGGAGGTGATTGCAAGGGGTTGCTGTGGGACGGGCATAGTTGAAAGTTTGTTCGTGTGCAACCAGTTAAGTCCCTCTACATGCCCTGATGCTTCCAAATATCTCTTCTTTGATTCCGCCCACCTTACTCAGAAGGCATATCAAATCATTTCAAATGTATTTCTTACCCGAGATGTTCCTCAACTTCTTTAA
- the LOC131050409 gene encoding GDSL esterase/lipase At2g42990 isoform X2, with product MKFRAESLILRSTFFILIIIIAQKCDYLLLVMGQKVPAVFVFGDSFGDTGNNDFTATIVTSDFPPYGRDFKDHIATGRFSNGKLMSDYFAEGLGIKELLPPYLDPNLKAQDLLTGVCFAAAGASLDNLTFQILNVIPFGKQIEYFKEYRKTITGLVGEEEATTIIRKAIFFITIGSNDFGYYFLVSPRRLQFNVQEYTDFLLNTYTVYIKELYSLGATRIALINLPPLGCLPIERTLTSLRNKGACDEERNEAASGFNSGLNAMIDGLKPAFPNLKIVSLDYNNLISELIANPSKYVL from the exons ATGAAATTTAGGGCAGAATCTCTCATTTTGCGCtctacattttttattttgatCATCATAATAGCCCAGAAATGTGATTACCTTTTGTTGGTCATGGGACAGAAAGTGCCTGCTGTTTTTGTGTTTGGAGACTCCTTTGGAGATACAGGGAATAATGATTTTACTGCTACAATAGTTACTAGTGATTTTCCTCCGTATGGAAGAGATTTCAAAGATCATATTGCCACTGGAAGGTTCTCCAATGGAAAGCTCATGTCCGACTACTTTG CTGAAGGACTTGGAATCAAGGaactgttgcccccatatttggacCCAAACCTCAAGGCCCAAGACTTGCTAACTGGTGTCTGTTTTGCAGCTGCTGGTGCAAGTTTAGACAATCTCACTTTCCAAATATTG AATGTGATACCATTTGGGAAACAAATTGAGTATTTTAAAGAGTATAGAAAAACAATAACAGGGCTGGTGGGAGAGGAAGAGGCCACCACCATAATTAGAAAGGCGATATTTTTCATTACTATAGGCTCCAATGACTTTGGTTACTACTTCCTAGTCTCACCTCGTCGACTTCAGTTCAATGTTCAAGAGTATACAGATTTCCTCTTGAATACATACACAGTTTATATCAAG GAATTATACAGTCTGGGTGCCACTAGAATTGCTTTGATTAATCTTCCACCATTGGGATGTCTACCAATAGAGAGAACGCTTACAAGCCTTAGGAACAAGGGAGCATGTGACGAAGAGAGAAACGAGGCTGCATCTGGATTCAACTCAGGATTAAATGCCATGATTGATGGACTGAAACCTGCTTTTCCTAACCTTAAAATTGTTTCTCTCGATTACAACAATCTGATTTCTGAATTGATTGCAAATCCTAGCAAATATG TGCTATAA
- the LOC131050409 gene encoding GDSL esterase/lipase At2g42990 isoform X1 — MKFRAESLILRSTFFILIIIIAQKCDYLLLVMGQKVPAVFVFGDSFGDTGNNDFTATIVTSDFPPYGRDFKDHIATGRFSNGKLMSDYFAEGLGIKELLPPYLDPNLKAQDLLTGVCFAAAGASLDNLTFQILNVIPFGKQIEYFKEYRKTITGLVGEEEATTIIRKAIFFITIGSNDFGYYFLVSPRRLQFNVQEYTDFLLNTYTVYIKELYSLGATRIALINLPPLGCLPIERTLTSLRNKGACDEERNEAASGFNSGLNAMIDGLKPAFPNLKIVSLDYNNLISELIANPSKYGLEVIARGCCGTGIVESLFVCNQLSPSTCPDASKYLFFDSAHLTQKAYQIISNVFLTRDVPQLL, encoded by the exons ATGAAATTTAGGGCAGAATCTCTCATTTTGCGCtctacattttttattttgatCATCATAATAGCCCAGAAATGTGATTACCTTTTGTTGGTCATGGGACAGAAAGTGCCTGCTGTTTTTGTGTTTGGAGACTCCTTTGGAGATACAGGGAATAATGATTTTACTGCTACAATAGTTACTAGTGATTTTCCTCCGTATGGAAGAGATTTCAAAGATCATATTGCCACTGGAAGGTTCTCCAATGGAAAGCTCATGTCCGACTACTTTG CTGAAGGACTTGGAATCAAGGaactgttgcccccatatttggacCCAAACCTCAAGGCCCAAGACTTGCTAACTGGTGTCTGTTTTGCAGCTGCTGGTGCAAGTTTAGACAATCTCACTTTCCAAATATTG AATGTGATACCATTTGGGAAACAAATTGAGTATTTTAAAGAGTATAGAAAAACAATAACAGGGCTGGTGGGAGAGGAAGAGGCCACCACCATAATTAGAAAGGCGATATTTTTCATTACTATAGGCTCCAATGACTTTGGTTACTACTTCCTAGTCTCACCTCGTCGACTTCAGTTCAATGTTCAAGAGTATACAGATTTCCTCTTGAATACATACACAGTTTATATCAAG GAATTATACAGTCTGGGTGCCACTAGAATTGCTTTGATTAATCTTCCACCATTGGGATGTCTACCAATAGAGAGAACGCTTACAAGCCTTAGGAACAAGGGAGCATGTGACGAAGAGAGAAACGAGGCTGCATCTGGATTCAACTCAGGATTAAATGCCATGATTGATGGACTGAAACCTGCTTTTCCTAACCTTAAAATTGTTTCTCTCGATTACAACAATCTGATTTCTGAATTGATTGCAAATCCTAGCAAATATG GCTTGGAGGTGATTGCAAGGGGTTGCTGTGGGACGGGCATAGTTGAAAGTTTGTTCGTGTGCAACCAGTTAAGTCCCTCTACATGCCCTGATGCTTCCAAATATCTCTTCTTTGATTCCGCCCACCTTACTCAGAAGGCATATCAAATCATTTCAAATGTATTTCTTACCCGAGATGTTCCTCAACTTCTTTAA